In Companilactobacillus allii, one genomic interval encodes:
- a CDS encoding PTS sugar transporter subunit IIC: protein MDNFVNMLNAKVLPIANKMGTQRHMTAIRKGIISTLPLTIVGSFFTIINNIPIESVANFLAPYKEILDIPFRYTVGILALYATFGIASSLAESYKLDKLTNGMLAVLAFLVSTAAPVHVLKNVNGVIDAGRYINIANLSASSLFASIVTGLLTVEIYRFLKNKNITIKMPDGVPPEVSNSFVALIPAAVILFFFWIVRYIFDFDIASFLSTILMPLKGILVGNSLFGGLLTIFLITGFWTLGIHGAAIMDPIVRPFWEMSIAQNMSEFAGGTSAHHLSTIFTEQFLQWFIWIGGAGGTLALVILFMFSKSAYIKDLGKLAILPGLFNINEPIVFGAPIVMNPILGIPFIVAPLVTGTLSYILTITGVVPMMMARLPFTVPGPLGAFISTNWSIPALILTCVNFLIDLAIYYPFFKVFEKQQLAKE, encoded by the coding sequence ATGGATAATTTTGTTAATATGCTTAACGCAAAGGTTTTACCAATTGCCAATAAAATGGGAACACAACGCCACATGACAGCTATTCGTAAGGGAATAATCTCAACACTACCACTTACTATCGTGGGATCGTTCTTTACGATTATCAATAATATACCAATTGAGTCAGTAGCCAATTTCCTTGCACCATATAAGGAAATTTTGGATATACCATTCAGATACACTGTTGGTATTCTGGCCTTATATGCAACTTTTGGGATTGCTTCTTCACTGGCCGAAAGTTACAAGTTAGATAAACTCACCAATGGTATGTTAGCTGTTTTAGCATTCTTAGTTTCCACAGCAGCACCCGTACACGTATTAAAAAATGTTAATGGAGTGATCGATGCCGGTCGATATATTAATATCGCTAATCTAAGTGCGTCATCACTCTTCGCATCAATCGTTACTGGACTCTTGACCGTTGAAATTTATCGATTCTTAAAAAATAAGAATATTACGATCAAGATGCCAGATGGAGTTCCACCAGAAGTATCTAATTCATTTGTTGCATTAATTCCAGCAGCAGTAATATTGTTTTTCTTTTGGATAGTAAGATACATCTTTGATTTTGATATTGCATCATTTCTAAGCACTATCTTAATGCCATTGAAGGGTATATTGGTTGGAAACAGTCTATTCGGTGGACTATTGACAATCTTCCTTATTACAGGATTTTGGACATTAGGTATTCATGGTGCAGCTATAATGGATCCAATCGTTCGTCCATTTTGGGAAATGTCAATTGCACAAAACATGAGTGAATTCGCTGGTGGAACGAGTGCACATCACCTTTCAACAATCTTTACAGAACAATTCTTACAATGGTTCATCTGGATCGGTGGTGCCGGTGGTACTTTGGCACTTGTCATTTTGTTCATGTTCTCTAAGTCAGCGTATATAAAGGATTTGGGTAAATTAGCAATACTACCTGGATTATTCAATATCAACGAACCTATTGTTTTCGGTGCACCTATCGTTATGAACCCAATATTAGGTATTCCGTTCATTGTCGCACCATTAGTTACAGGTACACTTTCATATATCTTAACTATTACTGGAGTCGTCCCAATGATGATGGCTCGATTGCCGTTCACTGTACCGGGTCCACTGGGAGCATTTATCAGTACAAACTGGAGTATTCCAGCGCTGATTTTAACTTGTGTCAATTTCCTAATTGACCTAGCAATCTATTACCCATTCTTTAAGGTATTTGAAAAACAACAGTTGGCTAAGGAGTAA
- a CDS encoding GntR family transcriptional regulator yields MITGTLYQNIAADIKKNILSNKYEIGTLIPTENELEDMYKVSKITIRKAVELLVSEGYLEKKSGIGTKVISNNLFNKLSKARSFSSIVNDHGDLTKEILQIKLVDPAGTPFEESQQKVLYIKRLYSLDKEPFIIFEHYLPNVGIQDELKDLRHKSLYKILKDSGQDIYNFKDDFRAVKLGDDDKKILGTTDELAIKRIRKGFDRFENVIEYSVALYDTNRFPYEIEYEI; encoded by the coding sequence ATGATAACAGGTACTTTATATCAGAATATTGCAGCGGATATCAAGAAGAATATTCTGTCGAATAAATATGAAATTGGAACATTGATCCCTACTGAAAATGAACTAGAAGATATGTATAAAGTTAGTAAAATAACGATACGAAAAGCAGTTGAGTTACTTGTTTCTGAAGGATATTTGGAGAAAAAAAGTGGTATTGGTACTAAGGTGATCAGTAATAATCTTTTCAATAAATTGTCTAAAGCAAGATCTTTCTCGTCAATTGTTAATGATCATGGCGACTTGACCAAAGAAATTTTACAAATCAAATTAGTCGATCCAGCTGGGACACCATTTGAAGAATCGCAACAAAAAGTCTTGTATATTAAACGCTTATATTCACTTGATAAAGAGCCGTTCATTATCTTTGAACATTATCTTCCCAATGTTGGCATTCAAGATGAATTAAAGGATTTACGTCATAAATCTCTGTATAAAATTTTAAAGGATAGCGGACAAGATATTTATAATTTCAAAGATGATTTTAGAGCAGTAAAGCTTGGTGATGATGACAAAAAAATACTTGGAACAACTGATGAATTGGCAATTAAACGGATACGCAAGGGCTTTGATAGGTTTGAAAATGTCATTGAATATTCTGTAGCACTTTATGATACTAATAGGTTTCCATATGAAATTGAATACGAAATATAA
- a CDS encoding heavy metal translocating P-type ATPase — MKLYNVQSEYGVKNKQKKSKNKLDQESIVRIWKLIISAIFMIIGFSKLLAPNISILFYFIGYFVIGGGIVFKAVRNIFHGKIFDENFLMTIATVGALVLGEYPEAVAVMFFYEVGNLFEDIATNNSKRSISALLEVKPNFATLKLSDKTKHVDPSVVQIGQVIVVKPGEKIPLDGVVIAGNSNVDTSALTGESMPQSLTIDDEALSGSINQNGTLEIKVTKKYSDSTVVKILDMVQNASAKKAPAEKFITRFAKIYTPIVVAMALMLAILPPLVTGEWSMWISRALVFLVISCPCALVISVPLSFFGGIGAASKQGVLVKGSSYLELLNDVDTIAFDKTGTLTKGKFEVIDVAPIKSISKQELLSYAAAVEQNSTHPIAQSIEKSFKGDLRSLVVSNVNESAGQGISATVNGKMIVVGNAKSMRGIDIIKNDNIGTIVYVSADNEFMGSIVIADEPKDDAKSAIELLHKRGIKSVMLTGDNESVGLQTANKLGLDQAFTQLLPEDKVNIVADLLKKSRERNKKVAFVGDGINDTPVLTSADIGFAMGGLGSDAAVEAADIVIMGDEPSKVSKTIKIAQVTRKIVMENISFAIGIKVLFLILGAFGFVGMWQAVFADVGVTVIAVLNAVRLEFLK, encoded by the coding sequence ATGAAATTATATAATGTCCAATCCGAATATGGAGTTAAAAATAAACAAAAAAAGTCTAAAAATAAATTGGATCAAGAATCTATTGTAAGAATTTGGAAACTAATTATTTCGGCCATATTTATGATTATTGGATTCAGTAAATTATTGGCACCAAATATTAGTATCTTATTTTACTTTATCGGCTACTTTGTCATTGGTGGCGGAATTGTATTTAAAGCTGTTAGAAACATTTTTCACGGTAAAATATTTGATGAGAATTTCTTAATGACTATTGCTACTGTCGGAGCACTTGTATTAGGCGAGTATCCTGAAGCTGTTGCTGTAATGTTTTTTTACGAAGTAGGTAACTTGTTCGAAGATATTGCTACAAATAATTCTAAGAGATCAATCTCAGCACTACTAGAGGTCAAGCCAAACTTTGCGACTTTGAAGTTGTCTGACAAAACTAAGCATGTTGATCCTAGTGTGGTTCAAATAGGACAAGTGATCGTCGTTAAACCAGGTGAAAAGATCCCTTTAGATGGAGTAGTTATTGCGGGAAACTCAAATGTTGATACATCAGCTTTAACAGGTGAGTCAATGCCACAAAGTTTGACGATAGATGATGAAGCATTGAGTGGATCTATCAACCAAAATGGTACTTTAGAAATAAAAGTAACTAAAAAATACAGTGATTCTACAGTAGTCAAAATTTTGGATATGGTTCAAAATGCGAGTGCCAAAAAGGCTCCTGCAGAGAAGTTCATTACTCGATTCGCAAAGATATATACACCTATTGTTGTTGCTATGGCATTAATGTTGGCAATATTACCACCATTGGTCACTGGTGAATGGAGTATGTGGATTTCTAGAGCATTAGTATTCCTAGTTATTTCTTGTCCATGTGCATTGGTTATATCTGTACCACTAAGTTTCTTTGGTGGGATTGGAGCTGCTTCAAAGCAAGGCGTCTTGGTTAAAGGCAGCAGTTATTTGGAGTTGTTAAATGATGTAGATACAATTGCTTTTGATAAAACGGGTACTTTGACTAAGGGTAAATTTGAAGTGATCGACGTTGCTCCAATAAAGAGTATTAGTAAGCAAGAATTATTGAGCTATGCTGCTGCTGTAGAGCAGAATTCGACCCATCCCATTGCACAGTCAATTGAGAAATCCTTCAAGGGTGATTTACGATCACTTGTTGTTAGCAATGTTAATGAAAGTGCTGGGCAAGGAATAAGCGCAACTGTAAATGGCAAGATGATCGTGGTTGGCAATGCCAAATCAATGCGTGGAATTGATATTATCAAAAATGATAATATCGGGACAATCGTATACGTTAGTGCTGATAATGAATTCATGGGAAGTATTGTCATTGCAGATGAACCTAAAGATGATGCTAAATCAGCGATAGAACTATTACATAAACGTGGAATTAAGAGCGTTATGTTAACCGGTGACAATGAGTCTGTTGGCTTACAAACTGCAAATAAATTGGGCCTTGATCAAGCCTTTACTCAATTATTACCTGAAGATAAAGTCAATATAGTAGCTGACTTATTAAAGAAATCTAGAGAACGCAACAAGAAAGTCGCCTTTGTCGGTGATGGTATTAATGACACGCCAGTTTTAACCAGTGCAGATATTGGATTTGCTATGGGAGGACTTGGAAGTGATGCAGCTGTTGAGGCTGCCGATATTGTTATCATGGGTGATGAACCATCCAAAGTATCTAAAACTATAAAAATAGCTCAAGTAACTAGGAAAATAGTGATGGAGAATATCAGCTTTGCCATCGGTATCAAGGTATTGTTCTTAATTCTTGGTGCATTTGGATTTGTGGGCATGTGGCAAGCGGTATTTGCCGATGTTGGTGTCACCGTTATAGCGGTGCTAAATGCTGTTAGACTAGAGTTTCTAAAGTAA
- a CDS encoding ArsR/SmtB family transcription factor: MSAADFPEQEHQNALNHLKESMPANEELESIVGIFKAFGDMTRVKIILALAKTPLSVGEIADTLDMSQSSISHQLSLLRQLNLVSSVRHGRNIHYRLSDQHIITIFNQTKEHIVEDENDQ; this comes from the coding sequence ATGTCAGCAGCAGATTTTCCAGAGCAAGAACATCAAAATGCTCTAAACCATCTAAAAGAATCGATGCCAGCTAATGAAGAATTAGAATCAATAGTAGGTATATTTAAGGCGTTCGGTGATATGACACGTGTTAAAATCATTCTGGCATTGGCCAAAACACCTTTAAGCGTTGGCGAAATAGCTGACACTTTAGATATGAGTCAATCTTCAATATCCCATCAATTGAGCCTCTTGCGCCAATTAAATCTAGTTTCAAGCGTTCGACATGGGCGAAATATTCATTATCGTTTAAGTGATCAGCATATAATTACTATTTTTAATCAGACCAAAGAACATATTGTTGAAGATGAAAATGATCAATAA
- a CDS encoding TetR/AcrR family transcriptional regulator, with protein MKNLIEVYKESPETSNMTDKQMKIFRSAIKLFAQKGYKDTSTKEIASGAGVSEGSLFKRFNNKEDLLLAILKPISRVILPEVLVELSTTDQQYDHSNLQDFINVLVRNRLEFFMENIDVIKIFANEFIYDEKIRQDMVAEMPREYITNINNSFDKLKSDQQLIEWDNVEIFRFIFSNIFGYIAQHYFLFKSPKWNEKKEIDHLVDFLVKGLTPTIN; from the coding sequence ATGAAAAATCTAATTGAAGTTTATAAAGAATCTCCTGAAACCAGTAACATGACAGATAAGCAGATGAAAATTTTCCGATCTGCAATCAAACTTTTTGCTCAAAAAGGATATAAGGATACTAGCACTAAAGAAATAGCTAGTGGAGCTGGTGTTTCTGAGGGTAGTCTATTCAAACGTTTCAATAATAAAGAAGACTTGTTGCTAGCAATACTCAAACCCATTTCACGTGTCATATTACCTGAAGTACTAGTTGAATTATCCACAACCGACCAACAATATGACCATTCTAATTTGCAAGACTTTATTAATGTGCTGGTACGCAACCGCCTAGAATTCTTCATGGAAAATATCGATGTAATTAAAATATTTGCTAATGAATTTATTTACGATGAAAAAATCAGACAAGATATGGTTGCTGAGATGCCACGTGAATATATTACTAATATCAATAACTCATTTGATAAGTTGAAATCAGATCAACAGTTGATTGAGTGGGATAACGTAGAAATATTCAGATTTATTTTTTCGAATATCTTTGGTTATATTGCACAACATTACTTCTTATTTAAATCACCAAAATGGAATGAGAAAAAGGAAATAGATCATTTGGTCGATTTTTTAGTTAAAGGCTTAACTCCAACTATCAACTAA
- a CDS encoding SLAP domain-containing protein produces the protein MKKTKSLVITSLLFSTMILNPSVINGVMVQAAANEAQVGQVEPGKPNPVTPPTTATKDVTVIYLDAATKKPIDNIKNGTVTVDKDATSVDEKLVKATDGFKLSEKQDYTINDKGEINVLVTPDSAVKPDDKKTKTITVTFVDTDDSKVTFNSSVEVPKDATNIDSSKLKDITPSGYEISLKELIDIKDNHITVSVKNLFKTVTIRFQDSTDNTKKFESTTMKVDRKAKKVKGSTIKAPKGYVVTGRELITIKNGQMLVHIKPADYNAGHVASKSDIYVHYINDKNTSAKFKEAIIKDVASDITSIDNSLVTAPKGYKIVEGQKFNISYGMIKVHVVPSTTKPTAPTKPTKPGHSNGSGATTTHAKHKTTVHFIDKETGKTIHSTSITGTEGQKHEIDLPENYELATGETNKTSTGKADKTIEIKVVKKAVSGTITNHKTVISSLHVATLYSKDGKAIKNRAISANSNWAADKKLVLNGVTYYRVATNEWVKASDAYEYVAVNKSITTSGHTAKTLYNSNGTVIKSRALSAGSAWHTDKTATINGKTMYRVATNEWVLASDLV, from the coding sequence ATGAAAAAGACTAAGTCCCTTGTTATCACGAGTTTGTTGTTTAGCACAATGATTTTGAACCCTAGCGTTATTAATGGTGTTATGGTCCAAGCCGCTGCCAATGAAGCCCAAGTTGGACAAGTTGAACCAGGTAAACCAAATCCAGTTACTCCACCTACTACTGCCACAAAAGATGTTACTGTAATTTATTTGGATGCAGCAACAAAAAAGCCAATCGATAACATCAAAAACGGTACAGTAACAGTCGATAAAGACGCTACTTCTGTTGATGAAAAATTAGTTAAAGCTACAGATGGTTTTAAGCTTTCTGAAAAGCAAGACTACACAATTAACGACAAGGGAGAAATCAACGTACTTGTAACTCCTGATTCAGCTGTAAAACCTGATGACAAGAAAACTAAGACAATTACTGTAACTTTTGTTGATACTGATGACAGTAAAGTAACTTTCAATTCATCTGTAGAAGTTCCTAAAGATGCTACAAATATTGATAGTTCAAAACTTAAGGATATTACTCCCAGTGGATATGAAATTTCTCTTAAAGAACTCATAGATATTAAAGATAATCATATTACTGTTTCAGTTAAGAATTTATTCAAAACTGTAACGATTAGATTCCAAGATTCTACAGATAACACTAAAAAGTTTGAATCAACTACTATGAAAGTAGATAGAAAAGCTAAAAAAGTTAAAGGTTCAACAATCAAGGCTCCAAAGGGTTACGTAGTAACCGGTAGAGAACTAATCACTATTAAAAATGGTCAAATGCTTGTTCACATCAAACCAGCAGATTATAATGCAGGTCACGTTGCAAGCAAATCAGATATTTACGTCCACTATATCAACGATAAGAATACATCTGCTAAATTCAAAGAAGCAATTATTAAAGATGTTGCAAGTGACATCACTTCTATTGACAACTCATTAGTAACTGCACCAAAAGGTTACAAAATTGTTGAAGGTCAAAAATTCAATATCAGTTACGGTATGATCAAGGTCCATGTTGTTCCTTCTACTACTAAACCTACTGCACCTACTAAGCCCACTAAACCCGGCCACTCAAATGGCTCTGGTGCAACAACCACTCACGCAAAGCACAAAACAACTGTTCACTTTATTGACAAAGAAACTGGCAAAACAATTCACTCAACATCTATCACTGGTACAGAAGGTCAAAAACACGAAATTGATTTACCAGAAAACTATGAATTAGCTACTGGTGAAACAAATAAGACTTCAACTGGTAAAGCAGATAAGACTATTGAGATCAAAGTTGTTAAGAAAGCTGTAAGTGGTACTATTACTAACCACAAAACAGTTATTTCATCATTGCACGTTGCTACACTATACTCAAAAGATGGTAAAGCAATCAAGAACCGTGCAATCTCAGCAAATTCAAATTGGGCAGCTGATAAGAAACTTGTTCTTAATGGTGTAACTTATTATCGTGTTGCTACTAATGAATGGGTGAAAGCTAGTGATGCATATGAATATGTTGCAGTTAACAAGTCTATTACAACTTCTGGTCACACAGCCAAAACTTTATACAATTCAAATGGTACTGTAATTAAAAGTCGTGCCCTTAGTGCTGGATCAGCATGGCACACAGATAAGACAGCTACTATTAACGGTAAAACAATGTATCGTGTTGCTACTAACGAATGGGTACTTGCAAGCGATTTAGTTTAA
- a CDS encoding MDR family MFS transporter, whose amino-acid sequence MQLEKRLNSYWLFLSLGLVLFMATLDQTITTTALNGIVKELGHLNQSVWVITSFLLTSAVMTLIFGKLGDIFGRKRILQLALGLFMIGSLMSGLSTSMLVLILSRGFQGIGAGGLNSLVQAVLADLVPARQRGKYQALFGLVSMVALIAGPVLGGYFVQYLTWRWIFFINLPIGIVAMVILGFKLQLPQTKPMTIKIDYLGGILATGITTLTLLMVTLGGTMFSWESLMMLGMLLGDLILIAVYIVVEQRAKTSALTPLTLFHNGTFNLASLMFALSTAALFMAMIYVPMVAQRVYRVTTSRTGFYIIPTLVALIIGTMIAGIVIERTGKYKILPIIGALLMLVGFYGLSQLVSSWSMMIWQIPIGIGIGIFTQISLLVGQNTVAVQDLGTATGTLNFFKTLGGAFGSAIFGVILTAQLAKPTLSQLQAFQTVFGWGIPLAGLLLVLSLFLKAEPLSDEVLAYEE is encoded by the coding sequence ATGCAATTAGAAAAACGTTTAAATAGTTATTGGCTCTTTTTATCTTTGGGTTTAGTTCTATTTATGGCAACTTTAGATCAAACTATTACAACCACGGCACTCAATGGGATTGTAAAGGAGTTGGGTCATTTAAATCAATCGGTGTGGGTAATTACTAGCTTTCTCTTGACGAGTGCCGTCATGACACTTATTTTTGGTAAATTGGGTGATATTTTTGGGCGCAAACGAATTTTACAACTTGCGTTAGGACTATTTATGATTGGATCGTTAATGAGTGGATTGTCTACATCGATGCTAGTATTAATTTTATCTCGTGGTTTTCAGGGTATCGGAGCGGGGGGATTGAATTCGTTAGTCCAAGCCGTACTTGCTGATTTGGTTCCGGCTCGTCAACGTGGTAAGTATCAAGCCTTGTTCGGATTAGTTAGCATGGTGGCGTTGATTGCCGGGCCGGTATTAGGTGGTTATTTTGTACAGTACTTAACGTGGCGATGGATTTTCTTTATCAATTTGCCCATTGGCATTGTTGCAATGGTTATTTTGGGATTCAAATTGCAGTTACCACAAACAAAGCCGATGACGATTAAAATTGATTATTTAGGGGGCATTTTGGCCACTGGTATTACAACATTAACGCTATTAATGGTCACGTTAGGTGGAACAATGTTTTCTTGGGAGTCACTAATGATGCTGGGTATGCTGTTAGGAGATTTAATTTTAATAGCTGTGTATATAGTGGTCGAGCAAAGAGCTAAGACGAGTGCGTTAACGCCATTAACATTATTTCATAATGGTACGTTCAACTTAGCAAGTCTTATGTTTGCATTATCAACTGCCGCACTATTTATGGCGATGATTTATGTACCAATGGTGGCGCAACGAGTTTATCGAGTGACAACCAGTCGAACAGGATTTTATATTATTCCAACTTTAGTCGCGTTGATTATTGGTACAATGATTGCTGGAATAGTTATTGAGAGAACTGGCAAGTATAAAATACTGCCAATCATTGGAGCCTTACTAATGTTAGTCGGCTTTTACGGGTTATCACAATTAGTTAGCAGTTGGTCAATGATGATTTGGCAAATTCCAATTGGTATAGGTATTGGTATTTTTACGCAGATATCGCTGTTAGTTGGCCAAAATACTGTGGCTGTCCAGGATTTAGGTACGGCTACTGGAACCTTGAACTTTTTTAAAACATTAGGTGGAGCATTTGGATCAGCTATCTTTGGGGTCATTTTAACAGCACAATTGGCTAAACCAACGCTTAGCCAGTTACAGGCATTTCAAACGGTATTCGGATGGGGAATTCCATTAGCTGGATTATTGCTAGTACTTAGTTTGTTTTTAAAGGCGGAACCCTTGTCTGATGAGGTTTTAGCTTATGAAGAGTAA
- a CDS encoding TetR/AcrR family transcriptional regulator, which yields MGKREIKKAAKRLEIFNVATKLFVQFGYDNVTTAEIATQSHIAKKTLFEYFSSKENIIFDHETNLIDALILALPPESNIWEAFIAFVRKSIMTPKSRQQSIIPEALQLPQIIQDSDVLTGRLLKMWAQDEKKLSAYFQTIGYAEAPAQALAMIMINILRQLFATEIPFETLLAAHVDIAKLISNTPNN from the coding sequence ATGGGAAAACGAGAAATTAAAAAAGCTGCTAAACGGCTTGAAATCTTTAATGTGGCTACAAAACTCTTTGTTCAATTTGGTTATGACAATGTCACTACGGCTGAAATTGCCACTCAGTCACACATTGCTAAAAAAACGTTATTTGAATATTTTTCATCGAAGGAAAATATTATTTTTGACCATGAAACCAATTTAATCGATGCCTTAATTCTTGCATTACCTCCTGAAAGCAACATCTGGGAAGCTTTTATTGCTTTTGTTCGTAAATCTATCATGACCCCAAAATCCCGACAACAGTCCATCATTCCAGAAGCACTGCAGCTCCCGCAAATTATCCAAGATAGTGATGTCTTAACAGGTCGATTACTTAAAATGTGGGCACAAGATGAAAAAAAATTATCTGCTTATTTCCAAACAATTGGGTATGCAGAGGCCCCTGCCCAGGCCTTAGCAATGATTATGATTAACATCTTACGTCAACTATTTGCTACTGAAATTCCATTTGAAACTTTATTGGCGGCGCACGTTGATATTGCAAAACTAATAAGTAATACACCCAATAATTAA
- a CDS encoding glycoside hydrolase family 13 protein → MNDIKWWKNSVVYQVYPKSFNDSNNDGIGDIAGITEKLGYLKKLGVDVIWLNPIYVSPQVDNGYDISNYRKIDPRLGSDEEFETLLNSAHEMGIKIILDLVVNHTSSEHPWFKDALKSKDSKYHNYYIWKDGKPDETPNNWGSSFGGSTWDYVDKLGQYYLHLFAKEQPDLNWENPNVRQDVYDIMKFWLNRGIDGFRMDVISLISKDPKYPDGPLVQNRKLGSYYAGAANGPKVHDYLQEMNREVLSKYDIMTVGETPHTSSKDGVLYADASRKELNMVFHFDHMHLDYGKYGKYSDKRFKLVDLKRVLSEWQNAMYEHDGWNSLYWSNHDQARPVTRFGDDDGKYRVESAKMLGTILHMQQGTPFIFEGEELGMTNAKYQSIDDYTDIETFNTYHRFIDQYKLPKDFTMRSVYLKSRDNARTPMPWSDKANAGFSTVNPWIKLNPNYKEINVENVLSDKNSVFYYYQKLIKLRHELPIITTGKYELLDKDNSKTYCYLRKGSEGTMFVAGNFATDSQVVNIPELSGSGKKLISNYDSPDVVKSGDIILPPYGTVVYLFEN, encoded by the coding sequence ATGAATGATATAAAGTGGTGGAAGAATAGTGTAGTTTACCAAGTTTATCCTAAGAGCTTTAATGACTCCAATAATGATGGTATCGGTGATATTGCTGGTATTACTGAAAAATTAGGTTATTTAAAAAAATTAGGAGTAGATGTAATTTGGCTGAATCCAATTTATGTTTCTCCACAAGTTGATAATGGTTATGATATTAGTAACTATCGTAAAATAGATCCAAGATTAGGTTCTGATGAAGAGTTTGAAACTCTCTTGAATAGTGCACATGAAATGGGCATTAAAATAATTCTTGATTTGGTTGTTAATCATACTTCTAGTGAACATCCTTGGTTCAAGGATGCTTTGAAGAGTAAGGATAGTAAATATCATAATTATTATATTTGGAAAGATGGAAAACCTGATGAAACACCCAATAATTGGGGATCTTCATTTGGTGGATCAACTTGGGATTATGTCGATAAACTAGGACAATATTACTTACATTTGTTTGCTAAAGAACAACCAGACTTAAATTGGGAGAATCCCAATGTTCGACAAGATGTATACGATATTATGAAGTTCTGGCTAAATCGTGGAATAGATGGTTTCAGAATGGATGTAATCTCTTTGATCTCTAAAGATCCAAAGTATCCAGACGGTCCATTAGTTCAAAACAGAAAATTAGGTAGTTATTATGCCGGTGCTGCCAATGGCCCCAAGGTCCATGATTATCTACAAGAAATGAATCGTGAAGTATTGAGTAAATACGATATTATGACAGTCGGTGAGACACCACATACGTCTTCTAAGGATGGTGTTTTATACGCTGATGCTTCTAGAAAAGAATTAAATATGGTCTTTCACTTTGATCATATGCACTTGGATTATGGTAAATATGGTAAATATTCAGATAAAAGATTCAAACTTGTTGATTTGAAAAGGGTATTATCAGAGTGGCAAAATGCTATGTATGAGCATGACGGTTGGAATAGCTTGTATTGGAGTAATCATGATCAGGCTCGGCCTGTTACTAGGTTTGGGGATGACGATGGTAAATATAGAGTTGAATCTGCTAAGATGCTCGGTACCATTTTACATATGCAACAGGGAACACCCTTTATTTTTGAAGGTGAAGAACTGGGTATGACAAATGCTAAATATCAGTCAATTGATGATTATACTGATATTGAGACATTTAATACTTATCATCGTTTTATTGATCAATATAAATTACCTAAAGATTTTACAATGCGTAGTGTTTACCTTAAGTCGCGTGATAATGCACGTACACCAATGCCTTGGTCAGACAAGGCTAATGCAGGATTTTCTACAGTAAATCCTTGGATTAAATTAAATCCTAATTATAAAGAAATTAATGTCGAAAATGTTCTATCAGATAAGAACTCAGTTTTCTATTATTACCAAAAATTAATAAAATTGAGACATGAGTTACCGATAATTACTACAGGAAAATATGAGTTATTAGATAAGGACAATTCAAAGACGTATTGCTACTTGAGAAAAGGTAGTGAAGGCACTATGTTTGTTGCTGGCAATTTTGCTACTGATAGTCAGGTTGTAAATATCCCTGAACTAAGTGGCAGTGGTAAAAAGCTTATTAGTAACTATGATTCTCCAGATGTAGTTAAGAGTGGAGACATCATATTACCTCCATATGGAACTGTAGTTTATTTGTTTGAAAACTAA
- a CDS encoding PTS sugar transporter subunit IIA, whose translation MKRKLILASHHKLADGLADTLDFITGGVAKVETLSAYMDNDPIENKIKDLMDEPEDTEIVVLTDMTAGSVNQKFFSYRTRAHTHIISGMNLPLALSLAMEPTDQYLTTSKVEELISQAKEAIVYVNTMQVEVDDDDE comes from the coding sequence ATGAAACGTAAATTAATACTAGCTTCACATCATAAATTAGCTGATGGATTGGCTGATACACTGGACTTCATTACTGGTGGAGTGGCCAAAGTTGAAACATTATCAGCCTATATGGATAATGATCCAATCGAAAATAAGATCAAAGATCTTATGGATGAACCAGAGGATACTGAAATAGTTGTTCTAACAGATATGACAGCAGGAAGTGTCAATCAGAAGTTCTTCAGTTACCGTACACGTGCACACACACATATTATTAGTGGTATGAACTTACCGTTGGCGTTGTCGTTAGCAATGGAACCAACTGATCAGTATTTAACAACAAGCAAAGTTGAAGAACTTATTTCACAGGCCAAAGAGGCTATTGTTTATGTGAATACTATGCAAGTTGAGGTCGATGATGACGATGAATGA